GAATCATAACCCCCATGGCGAGTTTCAGGAAACAGGCCAGTGAGTAGGGAGGCTGTTTTCCAGACACAAGACTGTGACACAACACACTACCTCTCTGAGAAAACTCACCATGCCCCAAGGGTGCTGAAGGTGAGTTGTTGCACAGAGCTCTTGAGCATCAAGCTGTACCACCAGAGAACCGCCTCGGTTTGGAAGAATTGAGTGAAGTTTTGcctgggggggagggagaggataGACTTGAATTGGATCCTGGCAGCAGCTGGGATGTGTAATTTAAACACTCCACTGGGAGCCAGCCTGgggttgtagtggttaagttcttgcactccacttcggcagcccagtgttctcAGGTTCGGACCCTGgccacggacctagcaccactcatccagccacactgtggtagcatcccacataaaacggaggcagattgacacagatgttagctagaggccaatcttcctcacagcaaaaaaaaccaacaacactCCATTGCTCTAAAAAGGATCATGTAACCTGGAGCCAGCAGGACAGTCCTGGTTTAAATATTCTGCTAACATCAGCCTGGATATTGTCACAATGGCCCCTTAGGAACTCATTTATGGTCACACTCACTCATGGTAACACAGCTAAAACTGATTCCCAGATCTAGTAAGGAGAAGATTTTAACACATGTTTCACAGGATCAAGAGAAGGATAACTTTTCATCTGAATTCATAAAGCCCCAACAATACTAACCCCTTATTGTTAATTACATGTAGCATGAATAGATTGAAAACAATGGGCCTGAGCATCTTTCTAATTGGAGGACTTTGAGCAAATTGCTTGAATTCCCTGGGTATCAGCGAACATTTTTCTTAGTTAAATAGCCATcacttcatagggttattgttaggattaaatttgccaatataaagtgcttagtacggtgcccagcacataggaagtgctgaataaatatcagctcattattattactgaaaataTAGGGCTGCCTCCATCATCTTAATTTCAGAGACAGATGACCTCTTCCCTTGTTGAAAAATATTACATGCACCACTGTGGCCATTACATATTCTTCACTTTGTGTTGCTAAATAATCTCTATGGTAATGCAGAAAACTGTAGTAACAAAACTCTAGCAACTCAGAGAAACATGCAATACCACACTCAAGACTCTTATAAAGCTTTCAAAGATTATTTCCTGTTAATGGCTTTTAATGAGATCGTTGAGATTCACCATAAAACTCTTCAGACAGGTACAGATTTGGAGTGGTCACACGGGAGCGGGGTAAGTTGTGTTTTAAGTGGTGGGCTGAAGTGGGCTGAGAAGACAATGTCTTGATTGAAAATTTGTTGATATCACAACAATCCCTAATTCTCAGTATTTACCAGGCAGGTGAGCTGGTTTCCTCAGAAAAACTCTAGACTCCCAAAGCTTTATAATCTTTGGAGCGTGTCTACATATCAAAATCATGGGGTTTTCTGCCATCTACTGGTCATTTTTGAGAAGGACAACAGTCTTTGAGCAAAGATGGTGGGGTCTTTGatgcctcttttctttcttggcccACCTGGGGCCTTGCCCACAAAGCTCACTTGAACTGTGGGGTGTGGAAATGGGTTTGTGGAGTCAGTGATAGGGCTTTTGGGGTTGCTGATGGTGGTGCACGAAGATATGGACGTGTGTGGGATCAGTGATGAGTGTCTGTGGGTTCAGTAGCCAGAGGCTGTGGGTCAGTGAGTGAGGCTGGAGGCTGAGTGATGGAAAGGCTATGGAATCAGAAGTGGAGTTTCCCTGTAGTTAATGACATGGTCTCTGCAAGTAATGTCTAGAATTAAAGGTTGAAATATTTGAGATGCAGAATCCATTTTGTCTATGGTACACAGCCTATGGGGTAAGGGATGTTTAGACGAGGTGTCTGTGATATGGAGTCTGGAGGCTCAGGGTGTGGGGCGTTATGTTAGTGAGGTTGGGTTCCTGTAGTAGTGATGCTAGTCTGTGAGTTTGCTGATATATCAGCTCTGGATATAGTGATGGGGTCTCTAGGATCAGTAATGGGAGGCTGTAGAGTCAGTACGTGGGCGATGGAAGGTCTTTACTGTCAGAATTTGGGTCTGTAGGACAAGTGAGTCTGGGTTTTAGGTAGTGAGTATGGGCCTGTGAGGAAGGAATGGGGCATATAGTTTCAGTAATGTATTGTCTGTGGGCTTTTATATCCCCACCTCGACCAGTCATTAGAGACAGGCTGCCTGCAGGAAGCAGACATACACATGACTGATGCAGTTCTATCAAATAGGGGCAATTCCTTGAGACTGACTCAGATGTAAGATGTTAGCACCCATCGTTCCCAAATGCCTGAGCCCTGAAAGAGGGATTGGCTGTGCCCTACACCATAAActaaaacaaagaataagatTATAATTGtggaaaacccaaaagaataaTCAGAAGTCACTACAAACAACCATAGTATTTGTTAAAATAGCAAATCATagaatcaacaaacaaaaatcaatacgCTTGATACATACCTATATAAACCAGTAGAAGATAGAATGGAGTGAAAATACCCTGTTAGCaatcacaagtaaataaataaataagtaaatgaatgactaGGCACAAATGTAACCCCAAAAGGACCAGCACAAGGACACACATTACCTAATtaatgtttttgattactaaaaATATGCATAATCTGAGTTTAATCACAAGAGATATCAGACAAACCAAAAGGGAGGAAGTTTCTACACAATAAGCTGACTGAACTGTTCCAAAATGTGgaagtaatgaaataaaaagaagaactgAGGAACTGTTTCATAGTAAAGAAGTCTAAAGAGGTGTGATAACTAAATACAATGGGTGATGATTGAGTGGATCgcccagatttaaaaaaaaaaaaatctatctgtagggggccagcccagtggcgcagtggttaagttcacgtgctctgctttggcggctggggtgtttgccagttcggatcccgggtgcagacttagcactactcatcaagccatgctgtggcaggcgtcccacatataaagtagaggaacatgggcacagatgttagctcagggccaatcttcctcagcaaaagaagaggaggattggaagtggatattagctcagggctaatcttcctcgaaaaaaaaaatccatctgtaAAGTCATTACTGGATTGacaaaaagttttgaaaactgaTTATATATTAAGTAAGCTTATTGGATCAACTTGCAATTTCTTGGCTGTGTATGAAAATATCCTAGTTCTCAGGAGATGCATATATTCAGGGGTGAAATATCTTAATGTCTGCAATTTACCTTCCAAGTGGTCAAGCACTAAAACGTGcatgtaattttcaaaaagttttaaaaatattgacaaataagAAGCTCCAAAACACATGTGAACTATAAACATTCTCAGAAGACACAAAAACCAACTTGAATGAATGGAAAGGTACATTGTATCTGAGACTctctaaaattagattttaagataaagattcaaattatcattatttgtgaAGGATATGCTCCTGACACAACCAACAAGAGAGTTGTAGAAGCAagatagggagggaagaaagtaGGGAGCAATCTTAGGCTAAAGCACCATTCATGGCAGCCTCCAGGCTCACCCTCAGGGGATGCTAGTGTGTAAGCTTTGTCCCCAGTCaccctgatttttttaaataaaaattatatttatttaagatgtacaacatgatgatttgctCTACATCCATGTGGTgtaatgattactacagtcaagctgaTTAACATATCATCTCACATAGCTACCATGTTGTTTTGTGATGAGATCACCTGAAATCTGttcttttagcaaatttccagtatttgATCCAGCCAGATGTTGGTGAATCTGGGGGATACCACACAGGTCCTCACTTTGGGGggaggtcatcaagaggacgTGACCAACAGTTGGACCCATGAGCAGGACCCAGGTAGTTGGAGGCTCGCCACCCcgtcccctgtccttggaatgggCAGTCTGCTTGACTTCCTTGCTCCCAGAAGCTGCTGCAAGGATACAGCCTTGAGAAAGAAGTGTGGTGTTAAGACTACCTGGACtaggtaaatgaatgaacatagtTAAGGCTTATATATATtcttaagattctggtgggcagGTGCGGAAATCTACTTGTCTTGCAACCACCCAAGACACGCCTCGCAAGTAAGTTCCCTTACTGATCAAACTTGCCACCTACcgatctggagtggtctgcctttttctttggtctctccttgccctccttgTACCAGCCACTTACACCTGAGAAGTTCAAGGGCAGGTTGCCTAGCAACACTCACCAGGGAGGGAGGACATCTGAAAATGCAGCGGTAAGAGAGCTGTAGCATCTGAACAGTCTCCAGGAGACTTGGGATGCAGGGAATCTTAAGTCCATGAACTCCGTGTGCCGCCTGatccatttcttcctcctcttagtCTTGGGTGCTGATGTACTAGAACTGGAacaacaccaaaaataaatgaggTTTCAAAATCACCGTCACTGAGGTAAATCCAAtaccttttccttttccatttccactcttataaaaaaaaatctctccaaaTTGCTCCTTCTGAGGGAGTTTGATGGTCCCTGGTATCTAACAACTTATAGTGAAGACATAAGATTCCGTCCCCGTTTCTTCTCTCCACGACGTACTCAACACTCCCTTGGAACTCCAGAGACCCAATATCCCTTTTGCCCATCCATTGTGAGGACTGTGGTTATGAACTGAGGCCTACTCAACAATCGCAATTACTCATCACAGGTGAGCGCCCCGTCCATGGACAGGCCCTCAACCTTGCTACTCCCCGTGAATGGAGCACTCTACTTCTGCGACTCTACACCAACAAGGACCAAGGGCCCCCTCTCCACGATCTGGGCAAATGCTGGACCATCATTCATGGCTGACGGGACCAGCCTCAGGGTTTCCAGATCCTCTGGGGCTGACTACCTAGGGCCCATAGCATGTCCTTCCCAGGGACATCCATACACACTCTGCTGACTCTCAGGCCATGCTCTCTGATCACTGCAGGCTATCTGAGGAGGGGGAAACTGCACTTCACAAGATGTCATCTGGTTTATTTCTGGTACCGGCTCACCACAGAGCAGAGATTAGGTTTCCAGGCCGCATACAGAATGGGATGCAGCTGTCAAGTGAGTGTCctccttagtattttttctctgCAGCCCAGGCACTGGTCCTTGTCCCATTTCCTTGTTCCTAGATCTTCCTGCCTGTTGTCTCCCTCTCTCAATGACCTCTGCTCCCTCACCCTCTTCCTGTTTTCTGGTGTCCCCACTGCCTCTTTCCTGttcctgccctcttcccctgcttccttcctgtttcctggcctcctccctgcctccttcctgttccctgcccccccccacttccttcctgttccctggcctcccctctgcttccttcctgttcCCTGGCACCTCTCACTGTCCCCCCTTAGCCTCTACTTGTATTTAGACCCCTGTTGCCCTTGTCTTTTCAGGATGGGGCTTGTGAACTAGAGGTGGGAAAAGAGTGGCAACAAGTCCTGTATCTCCCTCCACCCCTAGGTTCAACCCTGCCTCCGCTGTCTGTATGCCCCTGCCTTCAACCTGGTTTCACAGAGTGTGTGTGGAAACAAAGAGACTGTGACTATAGTATATGGGAAGGAAGCCAGTCCATATCTTCCATGTGTGGCCCCTCAGAATCTGATCACTGTTCACGGAGGCAAGTTGAGGTGTAGCCTAATGGTCCCCCTCCAGTGATGAATCCTGATACATACCTGCCCGCTTACAACCTGAATTCCAACAATTCCTCCCCATCTGATAACCCCTCTGGACACCAGTCCACCATCCCATCCAATGATCCCACCAACCCACCCAATTCTAAATCCAATGACCCTTCTTCCATCCAGTCCACAAATAACAACTCTGAATGCAGAAGCTCCCCTAGCCCACTTCACTTTCACTCCAAAGACTCCTCCAGCCAGTCCGTTTACAACTCTGAACCCAAGGACTGCTTGGGTTATAGTGTTCGGTTCCTTGATGTGGTGACAAGCTGGGATAACTTTATGAAAGTTTATTTAG
This genomic window from Equus przewalskii isolate Varuska chromosome 3, EquPr2, whole genome shotgun sequence contains:
- the LOC103555244 gene encoding uncharacterized protein isoform X2, whose protein sequence is MDQAAHGVHGLKIPCIPSLLETVQMLQLSYRCIFRCPPSLAKLHSILPNRGGSLVVQLDAQELCATTHLQHPWGMLVSAASGAQREARRKGCQRMTVEFQRCGTWKQCEASEDSPCGRCRGHTSAELIPIPGTERRRGLVHS